A region of bacterium DNA encodes the following proteins:
- a CDS encoding radical SAM protein, with protein sequence MPRSRRADPVLAVAADAAGHIVDVPGQAALGRVGDTLAPLEAAACIGLPPGSELFLLPGREPLAADARTGAAGAIAGATAVAAFLAPAHTQLATAAFRTFRGAPRLPLFAYTAVGWHRGRFVVPAVRVDPDRRQDIAEFDRREIARRARALRTRHHRNRLWQHLLGCALCSGCPAANNLVLGRWEAPLPTSPACNARCLGCLSRQPAGSGCPATQERIAFAPTVDEVLAVAVPHLERAPRAVASFGQGCEGEPLLQAELLEGTVRAVRARTARGTLNLNTNASRPAALARILDAGLDSVRVSLNSARPALYRAYARPRGYGFDDVVASMREVRRRGKFLSLNYFVFPGVTDDPAEWAAFRALLREVRPDLIQWRNLNLDPEWYWEVARPLAGGAPLGVATVMARVRREFPRVRFGYYNPPLRGPRGYR encoded by the coding sequence ATGCCGCGCTCCCGACGTGCCGACCCCGTCCTCGCGGTCGCGGCCGACGCCGCCGGCCACATCGTCGACGTGCCCGGCCAGGCGGCCCTCGGGCGGGTCGGCGACACCCTTGCGCCGCTGGAAGCCGCCGCCTGCATCGGGCTCCCGCCGGGGTCCGAGCTCTTCCTGCTGCCCGGGCGCGAGCCGCTGGCGGCCGATGCGCGCACCGGCGCGGCGGGGGCGATCGCCGGCGCCACCGCGGTGGCCGCGTTCCTGGCCCCGGCGCACACGCAGCTGGCGACCGCAGCCTTCCGCACGTTCCGCGGGGCGCCGCGGCTGCCGCTCTTCGCCTACACGGCGGTCGGCTGGCACCGGGGCCGTTTCGTCGTCCCGGCCGTGCGCGTCGACCCCGACCGGCGGCAGGACATCGCGGAGTTCGACCGGCGGGAGATCGCCCGGCGCGCCCGGGCGCTGCGCACGCGCCACCACCGCAACCGGCTCTGGCAGCACCTGCTCGGGTGCGCGCTCTGCTCGGGGTGCCCCGCCGCGAACAACCTGGTGCTGGGCCGCTGGGAGGCGCCGCTGCCGACGTCCCCCGCCTGCAACGCCCGCTGCCTCGGCTGCCTCTCGCGCCAGCCGGCGGGCTCCGGCTGCCCCGCGACGCAGGAGCGGATCGCGTTCGCGCCGACGGTCGACGAGGTCCTCGCGGTCGCCGTGCCGCATCTCGAGCGGGCGCCGCGGGCGGTCGCCAGCTTCGGCCAGGGGTGCGAGGGCGAGCCGCTGCTGCAGGCTGAGCTGCTCGAGGGCACGGTGCGAGCCGTCCGCGCCCGCACCGCGCGCGGCACGCTCAACCTGAACACCAACGCCAGCCGCCCGGCGGCGCTCGCCCGGATCCTCGACGCCGGGCTCGACAGCGTGCGCGTCAGCCTCAACAGCGCGCGGCCGGCCCTCTACCGCGCCTACGCGCGGCCACGGGGCTACGGCTTCGACGACGTCGTCGCGAGCATGCGCGAGGTGCGCCGGCGCGGCAAGTTCCTCTCGCTGAACTACTTCGTCTTCCCGGGCGTCACCGACGACCCCGCGGAGTGGGCGGCCTTCCGGGCGCTGCTGCGCGAGGTGCGGCCCGACCTGATCCAGTGGCGCAACCTCAACCTCGATCCGGAATGGTACTGGGAGGTGGCGCGCCCGCTCGCGGGCGGGGCACCGCTGGGCGTGGCGACGGTCATGGCGCGGGTGCGCCGGGAGTTCCCGCGCGTGCGCTTCGGCTACTACAACCCGCCGCTGCGCGGGCCGCGGGGGTACCGGTGA